The sequence below is a genomic window from Desulfobulbus oligotrophicus.
GTGGTCACAGGACACAGCCGCCACTGCTGATCGTTGTGAACGATGCAACCTGCAGCCGGTGATGCGCCCGGCCGCATGTTTGTTTCCAGTAGAACGGTATCATCATCCAACAGGGTGGGATATCCACCCTGTCAGCAACACCTTCCCCTCTCTTCGCCCACCTGTACATGCACTGTTGTCAGCTCCTTTAAAGGCCGGCTGGTGCAGGAAAATGAGTGGAGCGTCTGTTATTTGCTGTTCATACCTTGATTTTGTTTTCCTCCTTGTGCGATAATACCTTGAAGTTTGAATTTCGTACTTTGGCGGCACATTCTGACCTTTCGATCAGGCAGGCGCTGCCAAGGTAAAGAGATCGGCCTGGTATAGGGAGGATGCTCTGCTGCTTGTCAGCGAACCCCCAAAGCCCATCCAGGTCACCCATGGTAGAAAAAGAGCTGTTGATAACCGGGTATCCCTGCTCAGGCTGATCAGCCGGGACGTGCGGTTGATCACGGGTCTGCCGGAGGCTGGAGCAGGGCGTGCAGGTGTGCTGAGTGCAGAGAGTGCCTGCCGCTCTGCCTGTTTGCAGCGGCTCGTACTGCTGATATCACGACTTCTGTGAAAAGCCGGTTCACGCTCCAGGGCTTTGCCGGGTCGGCAGTTCGTTGCCGCGCGGGTAGCATGGCCTCTGTAAGGAAACATATTGTACGAACAACCATCGAGCAGTATCAGCCCACTTTGCTCGAAGAACACTGGCAGGTTTATTTTACTCAGGTGGGAATTATGCGTTGCCCTAAATGTGGTTTTATTTCGTTTGATCATCTGGAAATGTGCAAAAAATGTCATAAATCCCTGGCGGATCTTCAGGCGGTATTAAACGGTACCACCTATGATGCTGCTCCGCCGGAATTCCTGGCTTTTGTCCCTGGTGGAGGAGGGCAGATTGCTTTTGAAGAGGGGTTGAGCGAAGAGATGGAATCAGTTTCACCTGTGACTGACAGGCAGGAGATGGAATTCGAAGAGAAAGAAGAGGTGGTTTTTTCTCTTGATGATGCACCTTCTTTTGAGGAACCCAGAAAAGAAATCGAATTTCCCGACGGTATTGACAGTGTGCTGTTGGATCTGAATGATGAGCCGGAAGAGCTTGCAAAAGATGAGCTTGCCCTTCATGTTGAGGAACCGGAAGAGGATGAGGCATCGTTACCTTCCGTTGATTTTGCCGACTTGGATATTTCCGATTTGGCACCATCGGCTCAAGAGACCTCTGAAGTCATTCATTTTGAAGAAGCAGCAGTGCGCAGCGACGTGAAGCCGGAGACGCCCCAGCCTTCTTCTGCTGCCGGTCCTGAAGACATTCACGAAAAAGTGGAACTGGAGGATCTCAATATCAGCGGGCTTGATCTTGATATCCCCGCCAAGCTTGTCATCGGCAGTGCGGCAGGCAAACGTTTGCAGCCATCCGTCAGAACCGGAACAGCTCTGGATAAATTTGACATCAATCTGGGTGAGTTGTTCAGCAATAACAAGAACTGACAACCTGCTATAGAACGCAAAATGAACAGGTTGATGTCCCCGGAGGCCTGTCTGGATTATTTTGTTGATAAACATGACAGAGTCATAGTAGTCTCAACGGTCAGACAATAGAAAAATTCCGCTTTATTAAACGGTCAGGTGCCTGTTTAATATTTCGTTTTATCCTTTATCTTCCTGTTGTGCAGAGAGCTCGCAGTGCACATTTCTAAATTTGCCATTCCTGAGATTATTTTTGGCCGGGGCAGCCTCAACTATGCCGGGCAGTGTGCCCGCAGTCTGGGTGCTAAAAAAGCGTTTGTTGTGAGTGATGAGGGGATTGAAGAGGCCGGCTGGTTGCAGCACCTGTTGGATGTTCTGGACAGTGAGGGAGTGAAGTGGATCTATTACTCCGGCGTGCTCTCCAATCCCCGTGACTATCAGGTTGAGCAGGGTGCCGAATTTTATCTGAAAAATGATGCGGATGTCATCATCGCCATTGGTGGAGGCAGTGTCCTTGATACGGCTAAGGGGGTGGCGATTATAGCCAGCAACGGCGGTAAAATAAAGGACTATGAAGGGGCAAACCGTGTGCCGCGACCTCTGCCGCCGATGCTGCTGATCACCACCACTGCGGGTAATGGCTCGGATATCAGCCAATTCTGCATCATTACCGACATGGAGCGGAAGGTGAAGATGTCCATTATCACCCGAACGCTGGTGCCGAACATCTCAATTGTTGATCCACTGATCTTGCAGACCAAGACAGAATCTCTCATTGTCGAGTCAGCAGTGGATGCCCTGGCCCATGCCATTGAAGCGTATATGTCACGTATTGCCTCACCGTTTACGGAGATGCATTCCTTAAAAGCCATTGATCTTATTCTCGATCACCTGCAGCCTGCGGTGAAATCGCGCTCTTTAGATGCGCTGGAGCAGCTGAGCATTGCTTCGGTTTCGGCGTCCATGGCCTTCAGTAACGCCGGGCTCGGTGCCGAGCATGCCCTGGCCCATTCGCTGGGCGGGCATTTTGATATGCGTCATGGTGTTGTCCATCCTATTCTCCTACCATCTGTTATGCGGTTTAACCTGCCCTTTAATACCCGAAAAACGGCTGAAATAGGCAAGGTCATCTTAAAGGGACAGGCTGCCACTGATCAGGAAACCGCCCAAAAGGGAATTGACAGGCTTGAAGAATTTTTTGCCTCTTTTAACGTACCGCTCCGCCTGCAGCAGATGGTCCCGGTACAGGATAAATCGACCCTCACCTCTCTTTGTCAGCTGGCAGTCCAGGATGCCTGCAATCTGACCAATCCTAAACCGGCTACCCAGAGAGAGTTTATGCAGATTCTGGACGAGGTGTGGTGATGCGTCACATAACCACCCTGGCAGATCTTATCGGCATTGAGCATTGCAAGGTCGGCTTTTATCAGGAAGTGCAGACCAAGATCGAGCTGCTGAAGAATTCCAACCGAGAACTGGAGGAAAAACGAAAAGAAAATCAAGCGCTTCTCGATGGGATTACTGATCTTATGGTAGTACTGTCGGATCGGTTGATTATCCAGCGGGTGAATCATGTTTTCATGGAATGGTTTCCCTATGAATACCCTGTTGGTCGACACTGTTTCGATATCTTTCGAGGACAACAGGAACCCTGTGAGCATTGTCCTGTTTTACAGGCGCTGGATCGGGACGAAGTGGTCAAGGATCTGTGTATTATAAAGATAAAAGGTGAGTTCAAACACTATGAAATTGTCGCCTCTCCCCTGAAAATCGGCCGGTTCGGGGAGCGACAGGTCCTGCTGTTTAAACGGGATGTGACCCTGGAAAAGAAGTTTCAGGCGCAGTTTTATCAGGCCGAGAAGATGGCAACCGTCGGCGTGCTGGCAGCCGGGGTAGCGCATGAAATCAACAACCCTTTAACAGCGATACACGGGTTTGCCCAGGGGCTTAAAAAGAGGCTGGATCGTCTTGAAGAAAAGATCGACAGTGCCGTCTACGATGATTTTTGTGAATATACCGATACAATCATGCAGGAGTGTATGCGCTGTCGGGACATTGTGCAGACGCTGCTCACCTTCAGCCGGCCGGTCAGCTCCGGCATGGCTCCTCTTGACCTGAACCAGTGTGTCGTTGACACACTTTTTATCCTTAAACCATGGTTAAAAGAACGGTCCCGGGTGACGGTAAACACCACGTTAAGTAATCGCACTATTTTTATAGAAGGTGATGAGTCACAGTTGAAACAGGTTATTATAAATCTGTTGACCAACGCCTTTGACGCCATAGAGGGTGAGGGAGTCGTGCAGATCACCACTCGTGCCGGTGATGTCGGCAGCGAGTTGGTGATCGAGGACAGTGGCTGCGGTATTCCTGAGGAACTGAAAGAAAAGCTTTTTGAGCCTTTTTTTACGACAAAAGCTGTCGGTAAAGGCATCGGCATCGGCTTGTCCACCTGCTACACTATCGTTAAACAGCATGGAGGAAGGATCTTTGTTACCAGCGTGGAAGGGACAGGTTCAACGTTTACCATTACCTTTCCGGCAGGAGCATAAAGCTGATGCAGCAGCAGGCATACTCAGTGCTGGTGATTGACGATGAGGAGTCCATCAGGCGTCTTTTGGAGAAAGAGTTGTCCAATGAGAGACGAGCGATCACAACCGCCGCCGATGCTGTCTCGGCCTTAACGACGATGCGAAGTCATTGGTTTGATGTGATTCTTATGGATCTGCGCCTGCCGGATGTATCGGGCCTGGACTTGCTGATTCAGACCCGGGAACTGGCTCCGCATACCGAAGTCATCATGGTGACCGGTCATGGTGATATCGATATTGCCGTAGAGGCCATGAAGCTTGGCGCCTATGATTTCATCCGCAAACCGTTTCATCTGGATCGGCTCGATCTGCTCGTTGAAAGGGCACATCACCGGGTACAGCTGGCTCGCGAAAACGATCGCTTGCGACATAATGCGGACAACAGTTTGCAGTCAGTGCGATTTATCGGCAACTCGCAGATTATCAGCGAAATTCAGTTTCTCATCAAGAAGGTCGCCCCGGCAAAAATTCCCGTGTTGATTACCGGAGAGTCCGGTGTTGGCAAAGATGTGGTGGCACGTGCTATTCATCAGGGTTCTCCCCTGTCTGTAAGCCCCATGGTGGTAAAAAACTGCGCCTCTTTGCAAAAGGAACTGGCGCGCAGCGAGTTGTTCGGGCATGTTAAAGGAGCGTTTACCGGTGCCGATGTGTCACAGGAGGGACTGTTGTCCTTTGCGCACGGCAGTACGCTGTTTCTTGACGAAATCGGTGAGTTGCCCCTTGAGGTGCAGGCCTCGTTGCTCAGGGTCCTGGAAACCGGCAGTTATCGTCGGGTGGGGGAAAAAGAGGAACGAACCGTTGATATCCGGTTTGTTTTTGCCACGAACCGTCACCTGCAGGAAGAGGTGGAGCAGGGGCGTTTCAATGAGGCGTTGTTTCACCGGATCAACGCCTTTAATATTCATGTCCCTTCTCTCAGACGACGGAAGGAGGATATTCCGCTTCTGGTTGATTATTTTCTGGCAACCCTCGGGACCGACCAGATTCGTTATCGTGTGGTTGACAGTGCCATGGATTGTATCCTCAACTACAACTGGCCCGGCAATATCCGGGAGCTGCGCAACGTGATCGAACGTTCCATCATTCTTGCGGAAAACGGTATGATCACTGAACGCTGTCTGCCGGGAGAGTTGATTGAATCGGCGGAGACCGAAGGGAGTGCTCTTTCCCTGGAGTCCATTGAAAAACAGCATATTCTCAAATTACTGAATGCCCATGGCGGCAACCGTCAAAAAACTGCGGAAGTTTTAGGAATCAGTCGTAAAACCCTGTACCGTAAACTGCAGCAGTATTCCATCAGTTAAGGTTGTATCTTCACCAGAGCCGTTAGCTCGAAATTCTGCAGGCATTGTTTTTTCCGGGTCAACATGACCCATTCGTGAACTGTTCAGGGTCATATTGACCCGACTGCTCTAAGTTCTCTTTTTATTGAGATCTTTTCCCCATTTACAGCGTTATTGTCTCCATTGGCCACGATGATCGGGATGATCTGTCAGAAGAGCGGATGGGCTCATTTTGCTAACATACTGAAAATATAGAACATTTATTCTGGCATGGGAAGTGCTACTGCATTAAGCGTATTGCATGCATGCAGAAGAGTTGAAAGTAACCATTTTTTGAAGGGGGATATCATGGCGGTACGAGAGCAGGTATACGGATACTTTATTCCTAGCGTAACATTGATCGGTATCGGCGCAGCGAAACAGATTCCTGAGAAGATCAGAGCGATCGGCGGCACCAAACCATTGATTGTTACTGATAAGGGGATCACCAGTGCAGGAATAACCAAGCAAATCACTGATCTGCTTGATGATGCGAAGATGCAGTATGTGGTTTTTGATGAGACCATTCCAAACCCCACCGATAAGAACGTGCACGACGGCGTTGACGTATACAAAAAGAATAACTGTGACAGCCTGATCACCCTGGGCGGCGGTTCTTCTCATGATTGTGGCAAAGGCGTCGGTCTGGTGATTGCCAACGGCGGCAAGATTCATGACTATGAGGGTGTTGATAAATCAACCAAACCCATGCCTCCGTATGTGGCGGTGAACACCACAGCCGGTACCGCCTCGGAGATGACTCGTTTCTGATGATGGGGATGCCGCCTGCGCTCACCGCAGCTACAGGCATGGATGCTTTAACCCATGCTGTGGAGGCCTATGTATCCACCATTGCCACACCGATGACCGACTCTGCTGCGGAAAAAGCCATCGAGTTGATTGCCAAGCACCTGCGCCCCGCAGTAGCCAACGGCCAGGACATCGAGGCTCGGGAAGGGATGTGTTTTGCGCAGTATCTTGCAGGTATGGCCTTTAATAATGCAAGCCTTGGCCACGTGCACGCCATGGCGCATCAGTTGGGAGGCTTTTATGACCTGCCCCACGGTGAATGCAACGCTATTCTGCTGCCGCACGTTGAGCGCTTTAACCTGATAGCCAAGATGGACCGCTTCATTAAAATCGCTGAGTTGATGGGAGAAAATACAGCTGGTCTTGCACCTCGAGATGCTGCTGAGTTGGCATTGGTGGCCATCAAGAAACTGTCGGCCGATATCGGCATCCCGGCTGGTCTGGTCGAACTTGGTAAGCGATATGGTAAAGAAGTGAAGGCCTCGGATATCGATACCATGGTCGCCAACGCCCAAAAGGATGCCTGCGGTCTGACCAACCCGCGCTGCCCGAAAGATGTGGATGTAAAGGCCATCTATACTGCAGCTCTGTAAGAGGATGTTGTATCGCTCCCTCTTTGTATAAGAGCGCAGGCTGTGGTCATCCCCCCGTCTGTGTCGTGGGCACGATGAGGAACTGGACAAAGACCCGGAAGGGTGAAACGGGGCAGGATGTTTTCTGCCCCGTATACTATTTTACAAGACAGAAAGCCAACTGTACGGACAGGTATCACCGGCAGGGGGTATGAGCACCGGGCCGGTTGGTTTTTTTAACGGGTCGGGTTATAAAATGTAGGTATTATTTTTATTGTACGAGAGAGTCATCGAGACCACTTGCACTGAGGAGGAGCGCATGATTAAACGGAAATTGCTTGTAAACGGTATCGAGCGGACGGTGTTTGCAGAAGAGTCTGACCTGTTGTCTGATGTTATCAGAAAGAGTCTGCACCTCACCGGGACCAAAGTCGGCTGTGGCCAGGGACAGTGTGGTGCCTGTAACATCATCATGGACGGCAGGCTGATTCGTTCCTGTGTCACCAAGATGAGCCGGGTTCCAGAGGGAGCGGCTATCACCACCATAGAGGGGGTCGGCACCCCTTCGGATCTGCATGCCCTGCAGCTGGCCTGGATGATCCATGGTGGTGCTCAGTGCGGTTTTTGTACCCCTGGTTTTATTGTTTCCGGCAAGGCCCTGCTGGATCAGAACCCTGACCCCTCCAGAGAGGACATTCGCGACTGGTTTCAAAGGTACCGCAACGCCTGTCGCTGTACCGGCTACAAGCAACTGGTGGATTCAGTGCGAGACGCTGCCAAGGTGCTGCAGGGTAAAATAAGCATGCAGGATCTGGTGTACAAACTGCCGGCAGACGGTAAGGTCTTTGGTGGATCCATGCCTAGGCCGAGTGCGGTGGCCAAGGTCACCGGCACCTGGGATTTCGGTGCCGATGCTGCTCAGCGTTTGCCGGAGGGTACTTTGCAGCTCGCGCTTGTTCAGGCAGAGGTCTCCCATGCCAATATCCTTTCAGTAGACACCAGCGAAGCCGAAAAAATGCCCGGTGTCTTCAAGGTGGTGACGGCCAAGGATATCAAGGGGAAAAACCGGATTACAGGGCTCATCACTTTCCCGACCAATAAAGGTGATGGCTGGGACCGGCCTATTCTGTGTGATACCAAGGTGTTTCAGTTCGGTGATGCCATTGCCATTGTCTGTGCCGATACCGAGAAGAATGCCAAGGCAGCTGCTGCAAAGGTCAAGGTCGAGCTGGAGGAGTTGCCGGCCTACATGAGCGCACCGGCAGCCATGGAGCCCGATGCTATTGAAATTCACCCCGGAACCCCCAACGTGTACTTCATCCAGAAGATTGCCAAGGGAGAGGACACCAAGCCTGTTTTTGACAAGGCGGATGTGGTTGCTGAAGGCGATTATTATGTGGGCCGTCAGCCGCATATGCCCATTGAACCGGATGTCGGGTTTGCCTATCACAACGACGAGGGTAAGCTGGTTATTCACTCCAAATCCATCGGTCTGCATCTGCACCTCTACATGATCGCACCGGGGCTTGGGGTTGAGCCGGAAAACCTGATTCTGGTACAGAACAACACCGGTGGTACCTTTGGCTACAAGTTCAGCCCCACCATGGAGGCCCTGGTCGGTGCGGCTGCCATGGCCACTGAGCGACCGGTTTACCTGTGTTACAACTACTTCCAGCAGCAGACCTATACCGGCAAGCGTTCACCGTTTTTTATGAATGTACGCATGGCGGCAAGCAAGGACGGCGCGCTGCTGGGTATGGAAACCGATTGGTCTGTGGATCATGGACCGTATTCAGAGTTTGGTGATCTGCTCACCCTGCGGGGGGCCCAGTTTATCGGTGCCGGTTACGATATAAAAAACATCCGGGGCGAAGGACGCACCGTGTGCACCAACCACGCCTGGGGTTCGGCTTTCCGCGGTTATGGTTCACCACAGGCTGAATTTGCCTCTGAGGTACTGATGGATGAGCTGGCCGAGAAGTTGAATATGGATCCGCTTGAGTTGCGGTACAAGAACTGCTACCGGGAAGGAGCGACGACCCCGACAGGGCAGGATCCGGAGGTCTATTCTCTTCCTGAAATGCTTGATAAGTTACGTCCCAGGTACGAAGAGGCCAAAAAACGAGTCGCGGCTGAATCAACTGCAGAGGTAAAACGCGGTGTCGGTATCTCGCTGGGCGTGTACGGCGCAGGGCTTGACGGTCCGGACACCTCAGAGGCCTATGCAGAGCTGAATGCCGACGGCACTGTTACCATCTTTAACACCTGGGAAGATCATGGGCAGGGGGCTGATATGGGAACCCTGGCCACGGCTCACGAAGCACTGCGACCTTTGGGGATCGGTCCGGAAAAGATCAGACTGGTATTAAACGATACCGAATTCTGTCCCAACTCAGGACCGGCAGGTGGTAGCCGCAGCCAGGTTATGACCGGGCAGGCGACCCGAATTGCCTGTGAAGAGCTGCTGAATGCCATGAGAAAGCCGAATGGATATTTTCGCAGTTACGATGAGATGATGGCTGACAAGATCCCGACCAAGGTTGTTGGCAAGTGGACCTCTCCTGGGACGGACTGTGATGAAAACGGACAGGGCAACCCCTTTAGTTGTTATATGTACGCTCTGTTCCAGGCTGAGGTGGCTGTAGAGGTTGCCACCGGTAAGACCACCGTGGAGAAGATGATCTGTGTTGCCGACGCCGGTAAAATTGCCAACAAACTGGTGGTGGATGGGCAGATTTATGGCGGTCTGGCCCAGGGGATCGGGTTGGCGCTCACCGAGGACTTTGAAGATATCAAAAAACATTCAACACTCGCAGGTGCCGGCTTCCCGTACATCAAACAGATTCCCGATGATATGGAAATTATCTACGTGGAAACACCCAGGCCGGATGGTCCCTTCGGTGCATCAGGAAGTGGTGAGCTGCCCCTTACCTGCCCGCATGCCGCGGTTATAAACGCTATCTACAATGCATGTGGTGCTCGTGTTCGTCATCTCCCGGCTCTTCCTGAAAAAGTGTTGGCCGCCATGCCCAAATAAGCGGCTTGGCACGTGTACCTGTCGGGGCGGAGAATGTGACCGCCCCGATATACATGCAGTCTTTCAGCCTGTCTGGTATTTTGTTTGGAGAGGAGGAGTACAGCCCAACATCCTGATGGTGGTGAGCGTATCCCAACCATCCCCGATGACAAAAAACAGACAGGCTTTTTTTTAATGGACAATACTCACCATGGATCAATCGCAACTCAGAGCACTTGAGGCCCGTTGTATTCAGGAAGAGATGCCGTTTTGTACGGCATCCTGCCCTATCCACGTTGATGCCCGTGGATTGATGGCATTGCTGACCAGAGGTGAACTGCGTGAGGCCAGAAAGATCCTCGATCGGACCATGCCTTTTCCGGAGATTCTCGGACGTATCTGCGATCAGCCCTGCCACCCTTT
It includes:
- a CDS encoding sigma-54-dependent transcriptional regulator → MQQQAYSVLVIDDEESIRRLLEKELSNERRAITTAADAVSALTTMRSHWFDVILMDLRLPDVSGLDLLIQTRELAPHTEVIMVTGHGDIDIAVEAMKLGAYDFIRKPFHLDRLDLLVERAHHRVQLARENDRLRHNADNSLQSVRFIGNSQIISEIQFLIKKVAPAKIPVLITGESGVGKDVVARAIHQGSPLSVSPMVVKNCASLQKELARSELFGHVKGAFTGADVSQEGLLSFAHGSTLFLDEIGELPLEVQASLLRVLETGSYRRVGEKEERTVDIRFVFATNRHLQEEVEQGRFNEALFHRINAFNIHVPSLRRRKEDIPLLVDYFLATLGTDQIRYRVVDSAMDCILNYNWPGNIRELRNVIERSIILAENGMITERCLPGELIESAETEGSALSLESIEKQHILKLLNAHGGNRQKTAEVLGISRKTLYRKLQQYSIS
- a CDS encoding iron-containing alcohol dehydrogenase, whose translation is MHISKFAIPEIIFGRGSLNYAGQCARSLGAKKAFVVSDEGIEEAGWLQHLLDVLDSEGVKWIYYSGVLSNPRDYQVEQGAEFYLKNDADVIIAIGGGSVLDTAKGVAIIASNGGKIKDYEGANRVPRPLPPMLLITTTAGNGSDISQFCIITDMERKVKMSIITRTLVPNISIVDPLILQTKTESLIVESAVDALAHAIEAYMSRIASPFTEMHSLKAIDLILDHLQPAVKSRSLDALEQLSIASVSASMAFSNAGLGAEHALAHSLGGHFDMRHGVVHPILLPSVMRFNLPFNTRKTAEIGKVILKGQAATDQETAQKGIDRLEEFFASFNVPLRLQQMVPVQDKSTLTSLCQLAVQDACNLTNPKPATQREFMQILDEVW
- a CDS encoding molybdopterin-dependent aldehyde oxidoreductase — its product is MIKRKLLVNGIERTVFAEESDLLSDVIRKSLHLTGTKVGCGQGQCGACNIIMDGRLIRSCVTKMSRVPEGAAITTIEGVGTPSDLHALQLAWMIHGGAQCGFCTPGFIVSGKALLDQNPDPSREDIRDWFQRYRNACRCTGYKQLVDSVRDAAKVLQGKISMQDLVYKLPADGKVFGGSMPRPSAVAKVTGTWDFGADAAQRLPEGTLQLALVQAEVSHANILSVDTSEAEKMPGVFKVVTAKDIKGKNRITGLITFPTNKGDGWDRPILCDTKVFQFGDAIAIVCADTEKNAKAAAAKVKVELEELPAYMSAPAAMEPDAIEIHPGTPNVYFIQKIAKGEDTKPVFDKADVVAEGDYYVGRQPHMPIEPDVGFAYHNDEGKLVIHSKSIGLHLHLYMIAPGLGVEPENLILVQNNTGGTFGYKFSPTMEALVGAAAMATERPVYLCYNYFQQQTYTGKRSPFFMNVRMAASKDGALLGMETDWSVDHGPYSEFGDLLTLRGAQFIGAGYDIKNIRGEGRTVCTNHAWGSAFRGYGSPQAEFASEVLMDELAEKLNMDPLELRYKNCYREGATTPTGQDPEVYSLPEMLDKLRPRYEEAKKRVAAESTAEVKRGVGISLGVYGAGLDGPDTSEAYAELNADGTVTIFNTWEDHGQGADMGTLATAHEALRPLGIGPEKIRLVLNDTEFCPNSGPAGGSRSQVMTGQATRIACEELLNAMRKPNGYFRSYDEMMADKIPTKVVGKWTSPGTDCDENGQGNPFSCYMYALFQAEVAVEVATGKTTVEKMICVADAGKIANKLVVDGQIYGGLAQGIGLALTEDFEDIKKHSTLAGAGFPYIKQIPDDMEIIYVETPRPDGPFGASGSGELPLTCPHAAVINAIYNACGARVRHLPALPEKVLAAMPK
- a CDS encoding PAS domain-containing sensor histidine kinase is translated as MRHITTLADLIGIEHCKVGFYQEVQTKIELLKNSNRELEEKRKENQALLDGITDLMVVLSDRLIIQRVNHVFMEWFPYEYPVGRHCFDIFRGQQEPCEHCPVLQALDRDEVVKDLCIIKIKGEFKHYEIVASPLKIGRFGERQVLLFKRDVTLEKKFQAQFYQAEKMATVGVLAAGVAHEINNPLTAIHGFAQGLKKRLDRLEEKIDSAVYDDFCEYTDTIMQECMRCRDIVQTLLTFSRPVSSGMAPLDLNQCVVDTLFILKPWLKERSRVTVNTTLSNRTIFIEGDESQLKQVIINLLTNAFDAIEGEGVVQITTRAGDVGSELVIEDSGCGIPEELKEKLFEPFFTTKAVGKGIGIGLSTCYTIVKQHGGRIFVTSVEGTGSTFTITFPAGA